The genomic DNA TTGGCATTGACTTGCCCGGCCACGGCGAATCACCGGCACACCACGACACGATCACCATCGAAGAACTAGCCGATGCGGTCGCAGAACTGGTCATCAACCTGCGCACTACTGGCACAATCAAAGAAGAATCGAAAGTCTACTTCGCAGGCCTGTCAATCTCGGGACTCATTGCCCTGCAACTGGCCCTGGAACACGCCGAATTATTTGACGGCATTGCGGTGATGGCTTCCTCAGCGGTCATAGGCACCCCCGAAGACTGGGCCGAACGCGCCGAAGCCGTCGAGGTTTCCGGCACTGAATCCATGGTCGAATCCTCGGCCAGCCTCTGGGTGGCACACACCTTCACGGACGACACCAAACTTCAAGTGCAAAAACGAGCCCTGGCGGCCGCCGATGATCAATCCTATGCGGCCTTGTGTCGAGCGCTGGGCGCGTACGATGCCACGTCCCGGTTGGGCGAGATCAGCATCCCCATCTTCACCGTTGCCGGAGACCAGGACCAAATGTGCACCGTCGCCGAGGCGGATCAGATCGCAACCGCGGTGCAACACGGCAGCACCGCGGTTGTTGAAGACGCAGCACACCTGCTGCCGCTAGAGCATCCGCAACGGCTCGCTGAGTTGCTCGATAACAATCTCGCTTGAGCGAGCTAGGCCTCGCTGAGATCTGCTGACATCTGATCGACGACCTCCGGGTTGTCTTCCGCCCACGCTTGGACGGCAGCTGAGTCATCGTCATCGAACTCGTTGACCATGGTGTCTTGCAGATCGGTCACCTGCTCGGCGGTCAGTGAGAAGTTCTCGATCATCGCAGCGATCTCTGGATAATCCTCGGCAAAACCGGTACGCCCTAAGGTATGCACGTTTTCTGGCTCCCCGTAGATCATGTCGGGGTCTTCCAGCGCTCGCACATCGTACTGCTCGGTCACCCAGTACGGGGTCCATAGCGTCACGACGATTTCCTCGTTATTTTCGATCGCCTCTTCAAGCTGGCCCACCATGCCACTGGCTGAGGACAGCTGCAGCTCAAAGTCCTCCTCCAAGCCGTAATGCGGCATAACTTCTTCTTCGGTCAGCACGCTCAGACCAGCTCCAGATTCGATACCCGTAATCTGGCCGTTGAGCTCATCTGCGTAGTCGGGCAGCTCTTCGATGGACGTGATCTCTGAATACTCCGGCACCCCGAGGAACAGCTGTGCATCCTGGTAAATGTCGCCGAGGTCTTCTACATTGTCTTGGTGCTCTTCCCAATAGACCTGTTGAGCCACCTCTGGCCAGGCAGCCGCGTACAGGTCGAGTTCTCCTTCAGCCACTGCCTCATAGGCCGGTGCAACATCCAAGGTGTCTTGGACTTCGACCTCGTAGCCGTTTTCCTCTAGGACATACTCATAGAGGTGCGCGATACCCGCCTGATCAGACCATCCTGTCACGCTACCGATGCGGATGACGTCTTGTTCCTCGTCGGTAGTGTGATGATCGGCTTCGGGATCGTCACCGGTACACGCGGTCAGCATCAGCGAGCCGGCAAGCAACATCATAGGGACTCGCCACGGACGCATTGAATGACTCATTGATCTCCCTAGAGCTCACAAGATAGAACACATCGACATGCTTACTGGGTCTGCGGCCGGGGGCCAGACCGTTTCGGCAAAATGAACTCTATCAACCCGAACCGTGGGGTGAATACCACGCAAAACGGGTGGGGCATTCCTGCCACCACCCGTTGTCCTATTCTGCGTCAGCTACCCTTAGGACGACACACGGTCTTTGACGTCCGTCTGGCCTTTCTGCCGGGCACAACTTGCGCAGCAATACAGTTGGTCCGAGTCTTCGACGCCGTGACCAATGATCTTCACACCGCAGTGTGCGCACTCGGGTGCCATCCCAGCAATTGCGCACTCGAAACTATCGAACGTTCCGGTGCGGTCCTGATATTGGATAGTAAAAACTTTGTCGTACTCGTTGCCACAAACATCACAGGTTGCCATAGGCACCTCCATCATCGAGGGGATCGGTTACCAGGACACCAGTTTCACCAGTTCACCGACCTTATCTTCGGGGATTGACCGAGCGATATCGGCTTGGGCCACCATCCCGACCAGTTCGTGCCCATCAATGACGGGCAACCGGCGGACTTGGTGTTCTTGCATTGTTTTGATGGCTTCATCAATGGAATCATCCGCGCCAATGGTGACTGGTTTCTCCCCACCGAAATCCCCGGCGGGCGTCTTATCCGGGTCACGTCCGGCTGCGACACAGCCGACCACAATGTCACGGTCGGTCAGCATGCCCTTGAGACGGTTATCTTCGCCGCAAATCGGCATTGAACCAACCCCGAGATCACGCAGCTTCTGGGCCGCTTCGGTGAGGCTGTCGTGTTCGCCAATACACTCTGCATTTGGTGTCATAATGTCGCGTGCTGTCAGCATTGTTCTGCTCCTAAAAACGGGTGAACTCTGACATTTTCCACGCTTCCAGCCCCCGTTTGGACTGTCAAGAGACCTCAGCAAATTCTCAGCCTGAGGTGCCAATGTTGAGGTAGCACCTAGGAACTTGTTTTTTCGTTCTACTCGTTCCTAAAGTCAACCAAGTGACCACGATTTTGAGACACGATATGCGCCACATCAACACACTGCGACAACGGATCACCCGCGGGCTCGTATTGCTCGCCGTGCTGGTCGGACTCGTTGGCTGCACGGGACACTATCCGGCAGACCCCGAGGGCACCTTGGACCGCGTGAGCGGTGGGACGTTGCGAGTCGGCGTCTCCCACGAACCGCCTTGGACTGACACGCTAGGCGAGGGGAATTCGGAAGAAGACCCTGGAGGCATTGAACCCCAACTGATCCAAGACTACGCTCGGTCGATCGGCGCGGAAGTGGAGTGGCACGCCGGTGGCGAAGAGCAACTGACAACGATGCTTGAGGAAAGCCAACTTGACCTAGTCATCGGCGGGATAACAGATGAGTCGCCGTGGTCCTCGAAGGGGGGCCTGACCACCACGTATGCTGAGTCACTCGGCGTGGACGGTAGCACTTCCAAGCATGTAATGGTCGTGCCCATGGGGGAGAACGCTTTCATGACCAGCTTGGAAAGCTTCCTGCTTGACCAGGATATCGACAAGCAACTGCCCGAGGAGATGCGTCCATGAGGCGAGACCAAAGCAAAATTCGCGAGACGACGTACTTCGGGGAACACGATCTGCCCGAGGAGCAGCAGAAGACCTTGCAAAAAGCGATCCGTGTTGAGCGGATCAACATCGTCACCAAAGTGATTGCCGTAATCGCTATTTTCTCGGTTGCCGGCAACTCGCAGGCGATGAAGGCCGCATGGATTGAAGACTCTCTGGCCATCCTGCCGCCGTTGGCCTTTTTAATTGCGCTGCGCTTTATCAATCGGAAACCCACCCCGCGCCACCCGTATGGCTATCACCGGGCCATGGGTATTGGCCATCTGGTCGCTGCCGTGGCGCTGTTAGGGTTCGGCACCATGCTGTTGGTTGATTCGGCAATGGGTTTATTCGCCGGGGAACATCCAGCAATTGGTTTGATCGAAATCTTTGGGATGGAAATCTGGCAGGGCTGGATCATGGTGGTCGTCTCGGTGATTGTGGTCATCCCGGCCATTATTATCGGTCGGATAAATGCCAAACTGGCGCCACCGCTGCACAACAAGGTGCTCTATGCCGATGCGGATATGAATAAGGCCGACTGGATGACTGGTATTGCGACCGCAGTCGGCCTGACCGGTGTCGGTTTTGGTTTGTGGTGGTTTGATGCTGCCGTCGCGATCTTCATTTCTTTTGACATTATTAACGACGGGTATAAGAACGTCCGCGGCGGGCTAGCCGGGCTGATCGACGCCCGCGCGACAACGACGAATATGAAAGATCCGCACCCGCTCATCCAACAGGTCCGTGAGCAAGTCATGGAGCTCGACTGGGTTGACGAAGCCGATGTTCGCATGCGCGACCTCGGCATGGTCTTCCATACCGAAGTTTTTGTGGTCCCGTATCAGGGCCAGATGCCGCCCCTGGACGAGGTGGAAAGAATCCGCAAGAAACTCAGCGAGTCGGACTGGAAACTCCATGATCTGGTGATCATCCCGGTGGCCGAACTGCCCGAAGAGTTCCTGCCACAGATCGATCAGAAAGAGGTCTAGTTCTCGCCTAGTCGGCGGCCTCGGAGATGGACGCGACAATCGCATCCATTGTGTCGACGAACGCGTTGGCGGCCTCGGTGGTCAAAAAGAAACCGATGGGCCGATAGTTCTCGGGATCGCGAGTGTCGACCAGCGCGACCGACTTCTCATCCGAAGCTGGCAGCAGCCACACCACGGCACGCGGATTGTCGGTATCGGGAGCGGGTTGGCCGTCCACAACCTTCAGGTCGAAACCAACCCAGCGGATGCCCTGTTTGAACTTGCCCTTGCGGAAGATCACAAACGGCCCACCGATCCGACCGGTGGCCGGGGAATCCAGGGTTTTGTTGATCAGTTCGACCGCGGTCTGCGCGTCGGTGCGATCACGGAACGCCGCCGACCCCACCGTCCCATCGGGAGCCACCGCGATCAGGTTGAAACGCTCACCGGTACTATCCGAGCCGATGACCATCCCAACGTCAGGATTATTGTGCACACCCCACTGGTCTAAGGGGTGCGCGATCAGCCGGTTGGGTTGTTCTGCAGCGGAATTCGACATGCCTCCAGCCTAGGTCACCGGGCACCTGGCACGTCGGTATCACCGACGCGTTGTGCAACGATTGGGTGAAAGCGCTCGCAAACTACTATTCTTGACCTTATGTCTAAGGTTTTGTCTTCTCTCCCCGTCGGCGAACGCGTCGGTATCGCCTTTTCGGGCGGTCTCGATACGTCTGTAGCCGTTGCGTGGATGCGCGAAAACGGTTCTATCCCATGCACCTACACCGCTGATATCGGTCAGTACGATGAGCCCGATATCGATGGGGTGGTCGACCGTGCCAAAGAGTACGGTGCAGAAATCGCCCGCTTCGTCGATGCGAAGAAGCCTCTGGTAGAGGAAGGCTTTGTGGCGCTGCAGACCGGGGCATTCAACGTGCGCTCGGCCGGCAAAACCTACTTCAACACGACCCCGCTGGGCCGTGCTGTCACCGGTACGCTGCTGGTGCGCGCCATGAAGGAAGACGGCGTGAACATCTGGGGCGACGGCTCCACCTATAAGGGCAACGATATCGAGCGGTTCTACCGCTACGGTCTGATGGCCAACCCAGAGTTACAGATCTACAAACCGTGGCTGGACTCGCGTTTCGTCGAAGAACTCGGCGGACGCCAAGAAATGTCCGAATGGCTTGTCGAACGCGGCTACCCATACCGTGACTCAACCGAAAAGGCATACTCGACCGACGCCAACATTTGGGGCGCAACCCACGAAGCCAAATCCTTAGAATTCCTCAACGTCGGCCTCGATATCGTCGAACCCATCATGGGGGTTGCCGCCTGGCGCGACGACGTGAACATCGAAACCGAAGAAGTCTCTGTCGGCTTCTACGAAGGCCGTCCGGTCTCGATCAATGGCACCGAATACACCGACCCGGTCGCGCTCGTGTTGGCTGCCAATACCATTGGCGGACGCCACGGTCTGGGCGTCTCGGACCAGATCGAAAACCGCATTATTGAAGCCAAATCCCGCGGCATCTACGAAGCCCCTGGCATGGCGCTGTTCCACATCGCCTACGAGCGTCTGCTCAATGCGATCCACAACGAGGACACCCTCGAAAGCTACTATATGAACGGCTACCGTCTGGGCCGTTTGATGTACGAAGGTCGCTGGTTCGATCCGCAGTCACTAATGCTGCGCGAATCCATCCAGCGCTGGGTTGGCTCGGCCATCACCGGTGAGGTTACCCTGCGCCTGCGCCGCGGTGACGACTACACCATCTTAGACACCACCGGACCGAATCTGTCCTACACTCCAGAAAAACTGTCCATGGAACGCGTCGAAGATGCGGCCTTCGGACCGGATGATCGCATCGGGCAGCTGACCATGCGCAACCTGGATATCGCCGATTCGCGTGCCCGCCTGGAGCAGTACGCGTCCCGCGGGACCCTGGGTGGCCCAACGGCCGAACTCATGGGCGAGCTCGAAGTCGGTGGCGCCGCCAAGATTGCCGCCTCCGATGTTGATGTCGATCCCGAACAGGATGCCGCCGGGCTCAAGGCCGCATTCGACGCCGGTACCGACTAATACACCCGTACATACAATTGCCCCCGTCTACACGCTGTGGACGGGGGCAATCGTGTTTGCGCTAGATGTCTTTAGTGATCGTGGACGTCTCGCCAGTTGTGTTTGTTTTTCATGATCTCAATTAGCATCTGTTCTGACGGATTCGGCCGAGCACCGAAGTCGATGACTGGTTTGCCAAAGTGGAGAAGATACTCTTGCAAGCGCAGTAGGACTGCTTCTTTGAGGAAGTCATGGTCCCACGAAGGCTTGAAGTAGACGTTCTGGTAGATAACCTCGTGGTCTTCTTCAGAGATCTCAATGTCAATCGATGAGTTCTGACGGCCGCTGGTTGCTACGGTGGAATCGGCGGCCGGTTCGTCAGGGCCGGGGTAGAGCGGTTCAGCATGGAAGTGATTGCTGCCTGGCTCTCGGATCACGAGTAGCTCGAGATCTTTGACAGTTTCTGGAGTGGGCACCTTGCGCGGGGCCAGCCTGGCCTGCTGGAACTCCCCGGTGGGCGCCTCTTGGAGCTCAAGAATCTTATATTCCCAAGAGATTTTTGGTTCTTGTGAGTATGACATAACGCTGCTCCCCTTCGATAAACGAGAGATAGTATTTTCCGCTATGCCTCGAATGCTACTACGTGATCCACTCGAAGGCCTCGGCTGAGCAGCCCAAAACGTGGGCAAGATGACGCTTACAAAATTGAGCATTCCGACACCGCGGGTAGTACAGTAAAGCAGTCGAGGCACCCTCCAGGATCTCCGTACATTCCTGAGAGTTGTCCGTGCCAGCATCAAGCTGTGACCTCATCCCGTCCCACACCACCCGGTGTTTTCGCGCGTCAACTTCTGTGACGCAATCCCGTGCTCACAAGGAGACCACCCATGAACCCCAACGCGCCTGATAGTCCCACGGGACCGCATACAAAAGTGCCGTTGACTGAGAAATTGCGATCCAAACGCAAGACCCTAGCCGTCGGGCTCTATCCGGGAGATATCCACCCCGGCCTGTTGTCCGGTGTTGGCGTCGACGATCAGCAACGCGACTTTCGTGTCGACAAGACGATCTTCGCGGTCACAGCGACCTTCATCGTCGCATTTGTCGCCTGGGGCATTCTCAGCCCAGAATCGGTGGGAACCGTGGCGAGCGCGGCCTTCAGCTGGGCTATGGAAAACATGGGCTGGCTGTTGAACTTTGCAATGGGCGTGGGCTTATTCGTCATGCTCTACGTCGCGTTTGGGCGCTACGGCAAAATCAAACTCGGCAAAGATGACGAAAAACCAGAGTTCTCGCGGTTCTCGTGGGTCGCGATGATGTTCGGGGCCGGGCTGGGCGTGGGCCTATTTTTCTACGGCCCATCCGAACCGCTGTCGCACTTCTTGTCGCCGCCACCGCATACGATGGCAGATCAACAAGAGACCGTCAATGAACTCCAACGCGCCGCAGGTGAAGATCCCGGGGTCAACCGAGAAGCCATCCACCAGGGTGTCTCGCAAGCCAGCTACCACTGGGGTCTGCATATCTGGAGCATGTACGCCCTCGTGGGTGGGGCACTGGCCTATGCGACCTTCCGCCGCGGTCGCCCAACCTTGATCTCTTCGATCTTCCAAACCCTGTTCGGCAAGTCCAAAACCGACGGCTTCGCAGGCAAACTCATCGACATCTTCGCGATCATTGCCACCCTGTTCGGTACCGCCACAACACTGGGACTCTCGGCCATCCAGATCGGTCAGGGTGTCACGATTGTCAGTGGCATGGGCCCGATCGGCAACAACGCGCTGATCCTCATCATCGGGGTGCTCGGCGCAGGCTTTGTCATCAGTGCGGTCTCCGGGGTCTCGCGCGGGGTTCGGTATCTGTCCAATATCAATATCACCTTCACGCTCGGGCTGGTGCTGTTCGTATTCTTCGCCGGTCCCACCTTGTACTTGCTGAATCTGGTGCCCTCGGGCATCCTGCACTACATCGACAACTATCTGCCGATGATGGCCAAGTCGCTGTCCTGGGGTCCCGAAACCGTGGAATTCCAAACCTGGTGGACCGCGTTCTACTGGGCCTGGTGGATCGCCTGGACACCGTTTGTCGGCACCTTCATCGCGCGTATTTCCCGCGGCCGCACGCTGCGTGAATTCGCGCTGGTCACCATGGGTGTGCCGACGCTGATTCTGATCTTGGCCTTCACTGTGTTCGGTGGGGCCTCGATTATCAACTCAATCAACGGGGTCGAAGGTTTCGACGGTGAAGCATCCCCTGAGGCCGTGCTGTTCAATCTGTTCGATACGCTGCCCTTCAACGCGATCACCCCGTTCATTTTGATCGGGGTGTTGGCCATCTTTTTCATCACCGCAGCGGACTCGGCCTCGGTGGTCATGGGCATGATGACCTCACGCGGGAATCCGGCACCGAAGAAGAGCCTGGTGGTGTTCTGGGGACTGTCCATGATGGGCATTGCCATCGTCATGCTGCTTTCCGGTGGCGAAGACGCCCTGTCGGGATTGCAAAGCCTGACCTATCTGATTGCCCTGCCCTTTAGTATCGTGCTCATTTTGATGGTCTGGGCTTTCCTGAAAGACCTGTCCACCGACCCAGCCCGTATTCGACATGACTATGCTCGCAAAGCCGTGTCAGATGCTGTCATTCGAGGGATCGAAGATCACGGCGAGGAATTTGAGTTCGCGGTGCAGCACTCTCCTGACGGTCGCGGGGCTGGGACCGGGGTGGATGCGTCGGCGCCGAAATACACCGACTGGTATAAGGAAGAAGCCGAAACCAGCGCGATGAAGCTGGTCACCGGTGAAGAGACCGACCCGCCAGAGGCCAGCGACAATATCTCTCCGAAGGAACCGAAGGACTAGTCCAACCACGATAGATAAGCTGCGGACATCACGTGCGGTGGGATTGCTCTGTGAGCTTGCGACCAAGCTCGATACCCCATTGGCGAGCTCTTTCCAGTTCACCGGGCGACAGCGGGCCCTCGTAATCCTCGACATCAAAACTCTCTGGATCAACGAGTAACGTACAGCCAAGCTTCTTGAGTTTCTTCGCCGCCTTACGACTGGCATGCCCAGGAAGATTTGGGCGCCTGACATGAGTATCAAACGTGGCGACGGACAGCGACACGGGCCCGGACTCGAGCCACTCGCGGACACCCGTGGCAATCAATTCACCGCCCCGGTTATGAGCCTCCTGGCGCGTGGCTTCTCGGCTGAGACCAAACGCATGGGTCGGGGCGCCGACCACAAGCAGATCCACTTGCACCTGGTGTAACGCAGGGGCATCTTGTACAGCACGAACATCTACCTCAATATCGTGTTCCGTTAGTCCTTCGCTGACGGCCTCGGCAACGGCCGTGGTGTTTCCCCACGCCGATTCGTAAATGATGAGGGCCCGCATAGAATCCTCCTCTTCCGTCGGGCTGAGGCAAAGACGCGCTACCGTGAATGGGACTCGTGAGACGACCTTGGGCGTCGGCGGTGGCCCGTCCCGATAGATGCTGCAATGCGCTCATGGTATTGAATGCTAGAGACCGGGTTGTGGCGTTTCGTGATGGGCCGGTTGGTACGGCGGTGGGTCTGTAGGACCCTGGTCGAGCCGGAACGGCGGGTATTCGTCTCGCAGCAGTAAGACGTAGGTTGAGACACGGTAGGTCCACCGGTTGAGCCCAATCACTAAGGCAAACAGGCCTGCCATATAACGACCGGTAAACAGCAGCCCGATTGCTGCAATGAGCACCAGCAGCCCTAAAAGCGAGAAACCCCAGCTTGCCGAGGTATTGCCCGCGCCCAGCCAGACGACGCCACCTCCACCTGCAATGATCCCCAGGAGCAAGATGTGCGGCAGCGCTAGTAGCCACCATTTGACTAGCACTAGCCCGCGAGACAGTTGTGCGGGGTAGGGGACATCTAATTCGGCGGGGTATGCAGCATGAGCGAGGGTAAATGGCGGATACCGGTCAGTTCCCAATGCCAAGTAGCCGTAAAAGCCCACCCGCCAGCTCCAGCGCAGCACCCCGACGCTAAAGGCAAACAACGATCGGGGGTACCGGGCCGTAAAGAGAATGACGATTCCAGCGGCGATGGTGGTGACCACCAGAGCGAACCACAGCAAGGCCAGCACGATATAGTGCGGGATGGCCAGCAACCACTTCACCAACCACAATCCTCGTGATAGCTGCCCGTCGAGATGCCCGCTGAACGCCAGTGGATACACTGGCACGGCAGCACCGCTCGTCGTTGCTGCCGGAGATAGTCCGTGGTGCTGCTGCGGATGATCCTGGTCAATGTCTCGGCCCAGGCCAGCCGCGCCCAGTAGCAGCAGCGGGATACCCAGAACAAGCCCGACGATACCGGCGATCAGTAGGCCGGGGCTGACCGGATCCATCAGCTCGGTGCGAGCGCCCGCCTGCAGATCAACCCAGACCGGGCGGGTGCCGTCAGCGTTGAGCACCACCAGTGTCCACTGACCCTCTTGCAGCTCGAACGTGAGGTCTTGGGTACCGGTGCCGGTGGTCGATTCAACCCAGATATCTTCTTCAGCCGGAGCAGCAGGAGTTGCAGAGCCGGCGACCTCTTGGAGCCGTTGGTCAACCTCGGTGTCCCAGGTCCATTCGTCTGAAAATTGTTCCTGTTGGGTCCAAGTCACGTCTTCGAGCACCGCGTGCGGGACGTCGTCGAGATAGGCTGCGGCATCGGTCGCCTCGGCGACGCCGACGAAGAGTTCTTGATCGGGAATGACAGGGGTCGCACGGATCTGGAAGTTGGCAATGTCTTCTAGGGGTGGGAGCTCGGCCGTCTCGGTTTCTTCGAGTTCCAGGGTTAATGGCGGGCTGGCAATTGCATGCCCAGTCGTTTGGTAGCGATGCGCGTCGGTGGTGAGGAACTGACCGTCCCGTTGGGCGGCTCCAGCGCTCAATAGCACAGCCCCCGCAATGATCAGACCAATGCCCAAAAGCATGAGCAAGACGCCGACGACAAGCATCACCCAATTCCAGGGCTTCATGCGTAGCGGTTGCGTTGGGGCCGAATAATTCGGAGTAGCGGGATAAGCATCCATAACGCTTCCTTCGCGATAGCGCCGCAAAGTGAGATACCCGGAGCAACGACTGGGGCTGGCTTGATGGGACAGCCCCAAATAATCGTCGGGTGATTCTTGACTTTACCATCCGGCAGTGGTTCAGAAGGGTGAATCGGAGGGTGAAATCGGGGCATGCGTATTTGCTGTGCTAGACATTGTTTGAGTGACCTACCTTGTTTCAAATCGTCATAGAGCGAGTTAAAGCTAGGAACTAGGAATTAGGGCCGATAATTATTAGTAGCTCAGCTCACACTTTTAGACCGGTGGATCACCATGCAAGATACGGATCTCCCAGTCCTCGATTACCAGACGGTGACCGGGGACTTTCAATTTGCCGAGTTATACGACTGGCAGCAGCAGGCGCTGCGATCCTGGAAAGCGCATAATTTCCAAGGCGTCATCGAAGCAGTTACCGGAGCAGGGAAAACCCGGGTAGGGATTGCTGCCATCGCCCAAGCGCTTCGGTTTGGTATGAAGGTCACCGTGCTCGTCCCCACTACTGAATTGCAAGAGCAGTGGATGACCAGCCTTCGTAAAGACCTGCCGCGTGCTTCGATAGGACGACTCGGTGGCAGCCATACAGCTGATTTCCGTAGTGTGGATGTCATTGTGGCGATCGTCAACACTGCCGGTAGCCGCTCACTGATCGAACATTTCCGAGCCGGGCTGGTCGTCGCAGACGAGTGTCACCGGTATGCGGCACCATTGTTTGCTCGCGCACTTGATGAACAATACATATGGCGTCTGGGGCTCACCGCAACGTACACACGCCATGACGGTCGGAATCAAGTGCTCGACGAATACTTTGGCTCAATTGTCTACAAAATTTGGTACGACGAAGCGCAACGCTACGGGGTTATCTCCGAATTCGATATCGCGCTGGTGGGACTCCAACTGCAGAATCATGAGCAGGTCGAGTATGACATGCTGTCAGATGAGATTTCCACGGATACGCTCAGTCTGCGCAACTACTTCGACCAGGCGGCACTGAGCGAACACGATTTCATGGAGGCAGTTGGACGTCTATCGAAACTAGAAGATGGCTCAGCAGCCAGTGCGATCGCTCGACGCTTCCTGCGGAACGTGGCGAAACGCCAAAGCCTCCTGGCTAACACTCCGGTAAAGAATTTTGCTTTAGCAGCGCTGGCGCCCTCACTTGCTGCTGCAGAACGAGCATTAGTGTTCGGGTCGAGTAAGGAACAAGCACAGGCTGCTACCCAGGCGCTACAAGCCGTTGGCGTCCCGGCAGGTCACCTCATGTCAGGTATGACGAAGGTCGATCGGTTGGGCACAATGAACGCCTTCCGACGCGGCGAGCTCCATGTTCTGTGTGCACCGCGTGTTCTAGACGAAGGTGTGGATGTGCCAGCTGCTGATCTAGCCATCCAGACTTCTGGCACACGGGTGCAGCGACAATTTATCCAACGTCTTGGCCGCGTCATTCGCAAACGACCCTCCGGGGACCGGGGACGGTTTGTCTACCTCTACGCTTTTGGGACGATTGAAGACCCAGCGCTGCGAGACGATTTCCTGACTGATGTGCTGCCGTTTGCGCGTGACTACATGTACTTTAACTTGGAGCAGCACCTCGATGAATTGATCGAGTTTCTGGCACCTGAGCCACAACCGGAAATCAGCGTTGAACTGCCCCTTGAAACGCCAGCACCAACCGAATACGAGACGAGTTCTGAGCAACCAGAATTCGAAGGTCAGCCACCACGCTGGAATGACATTCTGGACGATGGGGAACTGCCCGAGCAGCTGTCAGAGACTGTACTGACCGACGACATTATTGGCGACTACTTCCGTAAGATTGCACAGTATCCGTTGCTCGCCCATGAAGAAATGGTGGAGTTGGCCCAACAGGTCGAAGCCGGGGTGTATGCGCAACATCTATTGACCACAAACTACACCGGCTCTCGAAAAGAACGCCGGGACTATTGGCGTCTAGTGGACTTA from Enteractinococcus fodinae includes the following:
- a CDS encoding alpha/beta fold hydrolase; protein product: MASPNFAAVRLTESGSFDPEGRDTLIVGPGMGTAVRALYADMARHLTHRFQIIGIDLPGHGESPAHHDTITIEELADAVAELVINLRTTGTIKEESKVYFAGLSISGLIALQLALEHAELFDGIAVMASSAVIGTPEDWAERAEAVEVSGTESMVESSASLWVAHTFTDDTKLQVQKRALAAADDQSYAALCRALGAYDATSRLGEISIPIFTVAGDQDQMCTVAEADQIATAVQHGSTAVVEDAAHLLPLEHPQRLAELLDNNLA
- a CDS encoding glycine betaine ABC transporter substrate-binding protein, with translation MSHSMRPWRVPMMLLAGSLMLTACTGDDPEADHHTTDEEQDVIRIGSVTGWSDQAGIAHLYEYVLEENGYEVEVQDTLDVAPAYEAVAEGELDLYAAAWPEVAQQVYWEEHQDNVEDLGDIYQDAQLFLGVPEYSEITSIEELPDYADELNGQITGIESGAGLSVLTEEEVMPHYGLEEDFELQLSSASGMVGQLEEAIENNEEIVVTLWTPYWVTEQYDVRALEDPDMIYGEPENVHTLGRTGFAEDYPEIAAMIENFSLTAEQVTDLQDTMVNEFDDDDSAAVQAWAEDNPEVVDQMSADLSEA
- a CDS encoding CBS domain-containing protein translates to MLTARDIMTPNAECIGEHDSLTEAAQKLRDLGVGSMPICGEDNRLKGMLTDRDIVVGCVAAGRDPDKTPAGDFGGEKPVTIGADDSIDEAIKTMQEHQVRRLPVIDGHELVGMVAQADIARSIPEDKVGELVKLVSW
- a CDS encoding ABC transporter substrate-binding protein, which produces MTTILRHDMRHINTLRQRITRGLVLLAVLVGLVGCTGHYPADPEGTLDRVSGGTLRVGVSHEPPWTDTLGEGNSEEDPGGIEPQLIQDYARSIGAEVEWHAGGEEQLTTMLEESQLDLVIGGITDESPWSSKGGLTTTYAESLGVDGSTSKHVMVVPMGENAFMTSLESFLLDQDIDKQLPEEMRP
- a CDS encoding cation diffusion facilitator family transporter translates to MRRDQSKIRETTYFGEHDLPEEQQKTLQKAIRVERINIVTKVIAVIAIFSVAGNSQAMKAAWIEDSLAILPPLAFLIALRFINRKPTPRHPYGYHRAMGIGHLVAAVALLGFGTMLLVDSAMGLFAGEHPAIGLIEIFGMEIWQGWIMVVVSVIVVIPAIIIGRINAKLAPPLHNKVLYADADMNKADWMTGIATAVGLTGVGFGLWWFDAAVAIFISFDIINDGYKNVRGGLAGLIDARATTTNMKDPHPLIQQVREQVMELDWVDEADVRMRDLGMVFHTEVFVVPYQGQMPPLDEVERIRKKLSESDWKLHDLVIIPVAELPEEFLPQIDQKEV
- the argG gene encoding argininosuccinate synthase; this encodes MSKVLSSLPVGERVGIAFSGGLDTSVAVAWMRENGSIPCTYTADIGQYDEPDIDGVVDRAKEYGAEIARFVDAKKPLVEEGFVALQTGAFNVRSAGKTYFNTTPLGRAVTGTLLVRAMKEDGVNIWGDGSTYKGNDIERFYRYGLMANPELQIYKPWLDSRFVEELGGRQEMSEWLVERGYPYRDSTEKAYSTDANIWGATHEAKSLEFLNVGLDIVEPIMGVAAWRDDVNIETEEVSVGFYEGRPVSINGTEYTDPVALVLAANTIGGRHGLGVSDQIENRIIEAKSRGIYEAPGMALFHIAYERLLNAIHNEDTLESYYMNGYRLGRLMYEGRWFDPQSLMLRESIQRWVGSAITGEVTLRLRRGDDYTILDTTGPNLSYTPEKLSMERVEDAAFGPDDRIGQLTMRNLDIADSRARLEQYASRGTLGGPTAELMGELEVGGAAKIAASDVDVDPEQDAAGLKAAFDAGTD
- a CDS encoding BCCT family transporter — translated: MNPNAPDSPTGPHTKVPLTEKLRSKRKTLAVGLYPGDIHPGLLSGVGVDDQQRDFRVDKTIFAVTATFIVAFVAWGILSPESVGTVASAAFSWAMENMGWLLNFAMGVGLFVMLYVAFGRYGKIKLGKDDEKPEFSRFSWVAMMFGAGLGVGLFFYGPSEPLSHFLSPPPHTMADQQETVNELQRAAGEDPGVNREAIHQGVSQASYHWGLHIWSMYALVGGALAYATFRRGRPTLISSIFQTLFGKSKTDGFAGKLIDIFAIIATLFGTATTLGLSAIQIGQGVTIVSGMGPIGNNALILIIGVLGAGFVISAVSGVSRGVRYLSNINITFTLGLVLFVFFAGPTLYLLNLVPSGILHYIDNYLPMMAKSLSWGPETVEFQTWWTAFYWAWWIAWTPFVGTFIARISRGRTLREFALVTMGVPTLILILAFTVFGGASIINSINGVEGFDGEASPEAVLFNLFDTLPFNAITPFILIGVLAIFFITAADSASVVMGMMTSRGNPAPKKSLVVFWGLSMMGIAIVMLLSGGEDALSGLQSLTYLIALPFSIVLILMVWAFLKDLSTDPARIRHDYARKAVSDAVIRGIEDHGEEFEFAVQHSPDGRGAGTGVDASAPKYTDWYKEEAETSAMKLVTGEETDPPEASDNISPKEPKD